The Raphanus sativus cultivar WK10039 chromosome 2, ASM80110v3, whole genome shotgun sequence genome includes a region encoding these proteins:
- the LOC130508053 gene encoding glycylpeptide N-tetradecanoyltransferase 1-like: protein MGDESSLPGSLEEKADQVAEVTPLVGDDASLETIVRRFQDSMSVEKTHKFWETQPVGQFKDIGDTSLPEGPIEAATPLSEVKQEPYNLPAAYEWTTCDMKSDYVCSEVYNLLKNNYVEDDENMFRFNYSKEFLSWALRPPGYYQSWHIGVRAKVSKKLVAFISGVPARIRVRDDVVKMAEINFLCVHKKLRSKRLAPVMIKEVTRRVHLENIWQAAYTAGVVLPTPVATCQYWHRTLNPKKLIDVGFSRLGARMTMSRTIKLYKLPDVPATPGFRKMEPCDVPAVTRLLRNYLSQFVVATDFDENDVEHWLLPREDVVDSYLVESPETHDVTDFCSFYTLPSTILGNPNYSTLKAAYSYYNVATKTTFLQLMSDALIVAKQKGFDVFNALDVMHNESFLKELKFGPGDGQLHYYLYNYRLRSALKPSELGLVLL, encoded by the coding sequence ATGGGCGACGAAAGTTCACTTCCTGGCTCTCTGGAAGAGAAAGCAGATCAAGTTGCTGAAGTAACTCCATTGGTTGGGGACGATGCTTCACTGGAAACTATAGTCCGAAGATTCCAGGACTCCATGTCAGTCGAGAAAACACACAAGTTCTGGGAGACTCAACCCGTTGGGCAGTTCAAAGATATCGGTGACACGAGTCTACCTGAAGGTCCCATCGAGGCTGCGACTCCCTTGTCCGAGGTCAAGCAGGAGCCGTACAACCTTCCTGCTGCTTATGAATGGACCACGTGCGATATGAAGTCTGATTACGTCTGCTCGGAGGTTTACAACCTTCTGAAGAACAACTATGTCGAGGATGATGAGAATATGTTTAGGTTCAATTACTCTAAGGAGTTTCTGAGTTGGGCTTTGCGTCCACCTGGGTACTATCAGAGCTGGCATATTGGAGTTCGTGCCAAGGTGTCAAAGAAACTTGTGGCGTTTATCAGTGGTGTGCCAGCTAGGATCAGGGTGCGTGACGATGTTGTGAAGATGGCGGAGATCAATTTCTTGTGCGTTCACAAGAAGCTTAGGTCGAAGAGGCTTGCACCTGTCATGATTAAGGAGGTTACGAGGAGGGTTCATTTGGAGAATATATGGCAAGCAGCTTACACTGCAGGGGTTGTGCTTCCGACGCCGGTTGCGACTTGCCAGTATTGGCACAGGACCTTGAACCCGAAGAAGCTCATTGATGTCGGATTTTCAAGGCTTGGTGCAAGAATGACAATGAGCAGAACCATCAAGCTGTACAAGTTACCAGATGTACCGGCTACTCCTGGATTTAGGAAAATGGAGCCCTGTGATGTCCCTGCTGTGACACGGCTGCTTAGGAATTATCTTAGTCAGTTTGTTGTTGCTACAGACTTTGATGAGAATGATGTTGAGCACTGGCTTCTCCCAAGGGAGGATGTTGTGGACAGTTACCTTGTAGAAAGCCCCGAGACCCATGATGTTACTGATTTCTGCAGCTTCTACACTCTTCCTTCAACAATTCTCGGCAACCCCAACTACTCAACACTGAAAGCTGCTTATTCATACTACAATGTGGCAACAAAGACGACTTTTCTTCAGCTGATGAGTGATGCTCTAATAGTCGCCAAACAGAAGGGTTTTGATGTATTCAATGCATTGGATGTTATGCACAATGAGAGTTTCCTCAAAGAGCTGAAGTTTGGGCCAGGAGATGGGCAGCTTCACTATTATCTCTACAATTATCGTCTAAGAAGCGCTTTAAAGCCATCAGAGCTTGGGCTGGTGCTGCTGTGA
- the LOC130508052 gene encoding disease resistance protein RPS2, which translates to MDCISSLLVGVAQVLCESMNMAERRAGHKTDLKQAISDLETATGELKAIRDDLNLRIRRDNLEGRSCTNRAREWLGSVQAAEAKTESILARNMRREQRKRVRRRCLSCLGCAEYKLSKKVLGTLKSINELRQRSEDIETDGGLIQETCMEIPMKSVVGNTTMVEQVLELLSEEERGTIGVYGPGGVGKTTLMQSINNELITKGHQYDVLIWVTMSREFGECTIQQAVGERLGLSWDDKETGEGRTFKIYRALKQKRFLLLLDDVWEEIDLDKTGVPRPDRENKCKVMFTTRSVALCSNMGAECKLRVEFLEKQYAWELFCDKVGRRDLLESPLIRRHAEIIVSKCGGLPLALITLGGAMAHRETEEEWIHACEVLNRFPAEMKGMDYVFALLKFSYDNLESDLLRTCFLYCALFPEEHSIEIEQLVEYWLGEGFLISSHGVNTLYNGYFLIGDLKAACLLETGDEKTQVKMHNVVRSFALWMASEQGTYKELILIEPSMGLTEAPKTENWQQALVISLMDNRIKTLPEKPICLNLTTLLLQQNISLKKIPTSFFMHMPVLRVLDLSFTSITEIPLSIKYLVELYHLALSGTKISVLPQELRYLRNLKHLDLQRTQFLQTIPRDAICWLSKLEVLNLYYSYAGWELQSYGEDEVEELGFADLEHLENLTTLGITVLSLESLRTLYEFDALHKCLQHLHVEECNDLLYFDLSSLSNHGRNLRRLSIKSCHDLECLVTPTDVDWLPSLEVLTLHSLQKLSRVWGNSVSQECLRNIRCINISHCHKLKNVSWVPQLPKLETIDLFDCRELEELTSDHESPSIEDLVLFPGLKTLSIRDLPELSSILPSRFSFKKLETLVIINCPKVKKLPFQERVQPNLPAVYCDKKWWEALEEDQPITELCCSPRFVPN; encoded by the coding sequence ATGGATTGCATCTCATCTCTACTCGTGGGCGTGGCTCAGGTGTTGTGTGAATCTATGAATATGGCAGAGAGAAGAGCAGGACATAAGACTGATCTTAAGCAAGCCATCAGTGATCTCGAAACAGCCACAGGTGAGCTGAAGGCCATACGTGACGACCTGAATTTACGCATCCGACGAGACAATCTAGAGGGTCGAAGCTGCACAAACCGTGCCAGAGAGTGGCTCGGTTCGGTGCAAGCAGCGGAGGCAAAAACAGAATCCATTCTAGCGAGGAATATGCGTCGGGAACAGAGGAAAAGAGTGCGGAGGAGATGCCTCAGTTGCTTAGGTTGTGCTGAGTACAAACTGAGCAAGAAGGTTTTGGGGACGCTGAAGAGTATCAATGAGCTTAGACAGCGTTCTGAAGATATAGAAACAGATGGTGGGTTGATTCAAGAGACTTGTATGGAGATACCGATGAAGTCCGTGGTTGGGAATACCACAATGGTGGAACAGGTGTTGGAACTTCtcagtgaagaagaaagaggaaCCATCGGTGTTTATGGACCTGGTGGGGTTGGGAAGACAACGTTAATGCAGAGCATTAACAACGAGCTGATCACAAAAGGTCATCAGTACGATGTACTGATATGGGTTACAATGTCCCGTGAATTTGGCGAATGTACAATACAGCAAGCTGTTGGAGAGCGGTTGGGTTTATCTTGGGATGACAAGGAGACAGGGGAAGGTAGAACTTTCAAGATATACAGAGCTTTGAAACAGAAACGGTTCTTGTTGTTGCTTGACGATGTCTGGGAAGAGATAGACTTGGACAAGACTGGAGTTCCTCGACCTGACAGGGAAAACAAATGCAAAGTGATGTTCACGACACGGTCCGTGGCATTATGCAGCAACATGGGTGCCGAATGCAAGCTGAGAGTGGAATTTCTTGAGAAGCAATACGCGTGGGAGCTCTTTTGTGATAAAGTTGGGAGAAGAGATCTCTTGGAGTCACCGTTGATTCGCCGGCACGCCGAGATCATTGTCAGTAAATGCGGTGGATTGCCACTGGCGTTGATCACTTTAGGAGGAGCCATGGCTCACAGAGAGACTGAAGAAGAGTGGATTCACGCGTGTGAAGTTCTGAATAGATTTCCAGCAGAGATGAAGGGTATGGACTATGTATTTGCACTTTTAAAATTCAGCTACGACAATCTCGAGAGCGATCTGCTTCGAACTTGTTTCTTGTACTGCGCTTTGTTCCCTGAAGAACATTCTATTGAGATCGAACAGCTTGTTGAGTACTGGCTCGGAGAAGGCTTTCTCATCAGCTCCCACGGTGTTAACACGTTATACAATGGATATTTTCTGATTGGAGATCTGAAAGCGGCATGTTTGTTGGAAACTGGGGATGAGAAAACGCAGGTGAAGATGCATAATGTCGTTAGGAGCTTTGCACTGTGGATGGCATCTGAACAGGGGACTTATAAAGAGCTGATCCTTATCGAGCCGAGTATGGGACTTACTGAAGCTCCCAAAACAGAAAACTGGCAACAGGCGTTGGTGATTTCGTTGATGGATAACAGAATCAAGACCTTGCCTGAAAAACCCATATGCCTGAATCTGACAACGCTGCTGCTCCAACAGAACATTTCTTTGAAGAAGATTCCAACAAGCTTTTTCATGCATATGCCTGTTCTCAGAGTCCTTGACTTGTCCTTCACAAGTATCACTGAGATCCCACTTTCTATTAAGTATTTGGTGGAGTTGTATCATCTGGCTCTGTCGGGTACAAAGATAAGTGTATTGCCCCAGGAGCTTAGGTATCTTAGAAACCTGAAGCATCTAGACCTACAAAGAACTCAGTTTCTCCAGACAATCCCACGAGATGCCATATGTTGGCTAAGCAAGCTCGAGGTTCTGAACCTATACTACAGTTACGCTGGTTGGGAACTGCAGAGCTatggagaagatgaagtagaAGAACTTGGATTTGCCGACCTGGAACACTTAGAAAACCTCACCACATTGGGTATCACTGTTCTCTCACTGGAGAGCCTGAGAACACTCTACGAGTTTGACGCCTTGCATAAATGTCTACAGCATCTGCACGTTGAAGAGTGCAATGATCTCCTCTACTTCGATCTATCATCCCTTTCTAACCACGGTAGGAACTTAAGAAGACTTAGCATTAAGAGTTGCCATGACTTGGAGTGCCTGGTCACACCAACAGATGTTGATTGGCTTCCAAGTCTAGAGGTTCTGACGTTACACAGCCTCCAGAAACTAAGCAGAGTCTGGGGAAATTCTGTAAGCCAAGAGTGTCTGCGGAATATCCGTTGCATTAACATTTCACACTGCCACAAGCTGAAGAACGTCTCATGGGTTCCACAACTCCCGAAGTTAGAGACGATTGATCTGTTCGACTGCAGAGAGCTAGAGGAACTGACTAGTGACCATGAGAGTCCATCCATTGAAGATCTAGTATTGTTCCCAGGTTTGAAGACTTTGTCAATTAGGGATCTACCAGAACTAAGCAGCATCCTTCCATCTcgattttctttcaaaaaactAGAAACTTTAGTCATCATAAATTGCCCCAAAGTGAAGAAACTACCATTTCAGGAAAGGGTCCAGCCAAACTTGCCAGCAGTTTACTGTGATAAGAAATGGTGGGAGGCACTGGAAGAAGATCAACCAATCACAGAGCTTTGTTGTTCACCACGCTTTGTTCCAAATTGA